In Acidobacteriota bacterium, the sequence AGGACGGACTTCTGTACACGAGCAGCGATGTTTGCGAGCGATCGATGTCGTTCCTGTGGCGCCTTTTCCTTACCTAAGGAAATGCGGGCCTGCCGGCCCGGCGGCGGTGCCGCCGGGCCGGTGCCGCCTGCTGCGACTACTCGCTGTCGACTTCGACGAAGTTCGATTCCGTGGTTCCGGTGACTGCCTGGTACTCCGCACTTCCGAGCGGGAGAGTCAGAGTCAGCAGCGCCTCACCGGACGAATCGGTCACCGCTTCGAAGCTGCTCGTTCCGCCATCGGCGGTGCGCTGGACCACGGTGACGGTTGCTCCGTCCATCAGTTTCCGCGCCCCATCGTAAACCCGCGCGGTGAATACCTGGAGCGTCCCGGCGACGCCTTCGTCGAGAAGGACGGGGTCGAGCACGACCGTCGAGGAGCTACCGGAGCTGTCGCTCGTGCCGGTCGTCTCGACGTCGATGTTGCCGCCGTCAATCGCCGCGTCGACGGCTGATTGGGCCGTGTCGTAAGCGCAGCCGCTCGTGCACTCCAGGTAGAACCGGTCGCCTCCGGCTCCCGGCTCTCCTGCATCAGCGACGCAGGCTCGGAAGCTCGCCGGCTGGGCATCGAAGCTCCCCTCGCCAACGATTTCCACCGAGTTCGAGCCAGCGGGCACCGTACCGCAGTCGCTGTCGAGCGGGGAGACGGAAAGGATCTGCGACATGCTGATCCGCAGCTCGCGACCGTGGTCGTTCAGGCTAAGGGAGCCGGCTCCGCCGGAGCTCGTCGCTTCGACGTCGAAGCCGAAGTTCAGTCGCCCGTCAATTCCGTGGAGCCACCCGCCGCCGTTCGCCTTCGCCCCGGCGGCTACGCTGCACTCGACGTTCGCGGGTGAGTTCCCGTCACCGTTTCCGGTCGAAGGATCGTATTCATTGATTCCATCGCTCAGTGCATCGACACCCTCTTTGACCTGCACGATTCCGAAGCCATAGAAGGCATCGCGGCCGGCCAGCAGATCGGCCTGCGACTCGCGAGTCGTGGCGGACAGATGCGCCCGTACCTGATCGTGACTCAGCGATGGGCAGGCGCTCCAGATGACCGCTGCCGCTGCTGATGCGTGTGGGGTGGCCATCGACGTGCCGGAGAGGGAAGCGTAGGCATTCGTGACGATCTGTTTCACGTTGACGGTCCCCTCGCCACCCACGAACGCGAGGGCGTCATGCCCATCGGCCTGCGAAAGACTGACCGCCGGGATTGCCGAGCAGCAGGGATCACCGTAGGTACCGTTGAAGTTGCCTTCGGTGTTGTTGTAGATCACCGCGGCGGCGCCTCCTCCGGCGGCGACGTTGTCGATTTTCGAGCGGAACGTGGCACCACCCCGCTCGCAGAGGACCACCTGACCTGCCCACTGATCAGCGGAGCCGGGGGTGGTGTTGCAGTCGCCGCCATCCGCGAGAGCTCCTGTGATCGAGGTGTTGTCAGGGTCGGCATTCGCGATCGGGTTTGCTTCGTAGCGCGGACCACCCGAGACGACCAGGCTGCTGCTGTGGGGATAGGTGCTTCGTACGGCGACGCCCGGCGCGGCGACTTCGACGTCCGTGTTGTACGTCGAGAAACTCGCCACCTCCTCGCTCGCATCGATCGCGGCGACCGAGGCCACCGACTCGTATCCCGCCGGATAGTTGAACACCAGCACACCGTCGTTTCCTGCCGCGGCAACGATCAGGACGCCCCGATCGTAGATCGCCTGATAGCCGTCACTAAGGAGACCGATCTTCCCTCCGAGGCTCATGCTGATGATGTCGGCTCCCTGATCGGCGCACCACCGCGCCGCGTCGAGAATCGTCGA encodes:
- a CDS encoding S8 family serine peptidase; the protein is MIHLNPLTRTMAALCCSVFLTLAFAAEAQAGDRYLVRYEKGAKDQVLSELGADAIIHHEFDDLGVLAATLPASTVETLLGLSVVLDVAEDPIHHLFGQTVPYGIDLVHARDEWDADRDGVLDEGAATGAGVRVCITDTGIAAAHEDLRDLQILAGRSWVDEDWADDRQGHGTHVAGTVAAMHNDLGVVGVSPGTVELLIADVFNDAGEGQYSSTILDAARWCADQGADIISMSLGGKIGLLSDGYQAIYDRGVLIVAAAGNDGVLVFNYPAGYESVASVAAIDASEEVASFSTYNTDVEVAAPGVAVRSTYPHSSSLVVSGGPRYEANPIANADPDNTSITGALADGGDCNTTPGSADQWAGQVVLCERGGATFRSKIDNVAAGGGAAAVIYNNTEGNFNGTYGDPCCSAIPAVSLSQADGHDALAFVGGEGTVNVKQIVTNAYASLSGTSMATPHASAAAAVIWSACPSLSHDQVRAHLSATTRESQADLLAGRDAFYGFGIVQVKEGVDALSDGINEYDPSTGNGDGNSPANVECSVAAGAKANGGGWLHGIDGRLNFGFDVEATSSGGAGSLSLNDHGRELRISMSQILSVSPLDSDCGTVPAGSNSVEIVGEGSFDAQPASFRACVADAGEPGAGGDRFYLECTSGCAYDTAQSAVDAAIDGGNIDVETTGTSDSSGSSSTVVLDPVLLDEGVAGTLQVFTARVYDGARKLMDGATVTVVQRTADGGTSSFEAVTDSSGEALLTLTLPLGSAEYQAVTGTTESNFVEVDSE